The stretch of DNA GAGGATCTCCTCCTCATGACGGACCCCGAAGATAAGCCAGACCTTCCGCGCCTCCAAGACCTTTTTGTGATGGTAGAGTGAGAAAATCATACTCCGAAACGGGGCGATCCCGGTGCCGGTTGCCACAAAAACTGGTGAATAGTCGACCGGCTCCTTCATCAGAAACTTCCCGTACGGAAGGCTGACCAAAACCTTGTCCCCCTCCTTCTGTTGCCAGAGCCAGTTGGAGCCGGGGCCTCCCTCCACCCGCTTGATACAGAGATCTAGTGTCCCCCCCTCATGAGGACCGGAGGCGATGGAATACGCCCGCCGGAGGGGCTTCCCCGACTTGGGGTCAAGCCCGCAAATCTCCGGTATATGGATACTGCAAAATTGTCCCGGTTGAAAAAGGACTTGTTGCCCCTTTGGGAAGCGGAGTCGGAAGTGCTTGACCGTCGGGGTGAGATTGATGATCTGTTCCAGTGTTGTTGTGATCGGTTCGAGAGGCATAATTCACCCTTTATGCCCCTCTATTAATGTAAGAGAGGGGCAGGTGCAACTATGGATATCAAGAAGGGGTGAGTTATGAATCTCTCCGAAAAAATCAAACAGAAAGCCCACGAGCTGGGGTTTGATCTAGTTGGCATTACGCCGGTCAAACCGGTTCCTGATTTTGACTTCTTCCGCTGGTGGTTGGGCCAAGGTTTTGCGGGGATGATGAATTATCTGCATCGTGGATTGGAGAAGAGGGGAGATCCTGAAAAGATCCTGCCGGGAGCCCGGTCAATCATCTGTTG from Deltaproteobacteria bacterium encodes:
- a CDS encoding FAD-dependent oxidoreductase → MPLEPITTTLEQIINLTPTVKHFRLRFPKGQQVLFQPGQFCSIHIPEICGLDPKSGKPLRRAYSIASGPHEGGTLDLCIKRVEGGPGSNWLWQQKEGDKVLVSLPYGKFLMKEPVDYSPVFVATGTGIAPFRSMIFSLYHHKKVLEARKVWLIFGVRHEEEILYEKEWRELEKREKGFHFVPTVSRPKDWNGEVGYVQEKLKKFLTDPRESQIYICGLGSMVKEVQKTALEIGFKESQIHFERYD